The Anaerolineales bacterium genome has a window encoding:
- a CDS encoding phospholipase D-like domain-containing protein: MKPPIPRPFLPAVGGTLVLLSLAALLALFHFQGGAPAAPQAIGTPSAPAAVQVYFTQPGEQAQPAERALVDAIDAARFTLDVATYHFNLWSVREALLRAQRRGVKVRMVVESDNILEPEVAELAEAGIPVVGDRRAGLMHHKFVVIDGLDTWTGSMNLTYGGAREDHNNLLSLRSTELAEDFGREFEEMFVDARFGGASKPDTPHPRLQLDGAEVEVLFSPDDRVAARLVGLVREARRSIDVMAFAFTSDALAEAMLDRAQDGVTVRGVFDEGQAGGAGAEFGRLQQAGLDVRLERSPGLLHHKVIILDGETVITGSYNFTRSAEEQNDEAVLILHDPGLAQRYLEEFEALFQDAAP; this comes from the coding sequence ATGAAGCCGCCCATCCCGCGCCCGTTCCTGCCGGCTGTCGGCGGGACGCTCGTTCTGCTCTCTCTGGCCGCGTTGCTGGCGCTGTTTCACTTCCAGGGGGGAGCGCCTGCCGCGCCTCAGGCGATAGGCACCCCGTCGGCGCCGGCGGCGGTCCAGGTGTACTTCACCCAGCCTGGCGAACAGGCGCAGCCTGCTGAGAGGGCCCTGGTGGATGCCATCGACGCCGCCCGGTTCACCCTGGATGTCGCTACCTATCACTTCAACCTGTGGAGCGTGCGCGAAGCGCTGCTGCGGGCACAGCGCAGGGGAGTCAAAGTGCGTATGGTGGTTGAGAGCGACAACATCCTGGAGCCCGAAGTCGCCGAACTGGCCGAGGCGGGCATCCCGGTGGTCGGGGATCGGCGGGCGGGATTAATGCATCACAAGTTTGTGGTGATCGACGGCCTCGACACCTGGACCGGTTCGATGAACCTGACCTACGGAGGCGCCCGGGAGGACCACAACAACCTGCTCAGCCTGCGCTCCACCGAGCTGGCCGAGGACTTCGGGCGCGAATTCGAGGAGATGTTCGTGGACGCCCGCTTTGGAGGAGCCTCGAAGCCCGACACCCCGCATCCACGCCTGCAGCTGGACGGAGCGGAGGTGGAGGTTCTGTTCTCCCCGGACGACCGTGTTGCGGCCCGCCTGGTCGGTCTGGTGCGCGAGGCGAGGCGGAGCATCGACGTGATGGCGTTCGCCTTCACCTCCGACGCCCTGGCCGAAGCCATGCTGGATCGGGCGCAGGACGGGGTGACCGTGCGCGGGGTGTTCGATGAAGGCCAGGCCGGGGGTGCCGGCGCCGAGTTCGGGCGGCTGCAGCAGGCCGGTTTGGATGTGCGCCTGGAACGATCCCCTGGGTTGCTGCATCACAAGGTCATCATCCTCGACGGCGAAACGGTGATCACCGGCTCGTACAACTTCACCCGCAGCGCTGAGGAGCAGAACGACGAGGCCGTGCTTATCCTGCACGATCCAGGGTTGGCGCAGCGCTATCTCGAGGAGTTCGAGGCCCTGTTCCAGGACGCCGCCCCCTAG